GTTAATCTACAAAATTCAGGATTGTGATCAGAAATATCAGAAACATATCCTTTTCCTTGATCAACTTAATAAAAAACCTTGCCTGCCTTCACAATGCCCTTTAGGAATCCAGAACaccaccaaagaaaaaaagcacaTTGCGGATAGAGAATTCGTCAGTGCTGTCTAAATATACAAAAATATGTTAGCACTTCCGAGCATCCTCTTCGATTAAAAATCCGAAGAGTAAACCAGTTTGTTTCACCATCTATACAACTCTACATTTCTCTTTACTTAGGAAAAACCAACTCTATTTTCTCCTCCAAATCAGTCAGATACAGTTAGCCTAATTCTCCAGGTTTCCAGTTTTGAGTCGGTTGAACAAAGACCCTTCTCTGAAAAATTCATCTCTCTGACTTTAAGCGCCCTGCCAAGTGCCAAACAGGAAAATTGTCAATGGTAAAGCAAAGCCAGTGGAGTTTGTGGTAGCATTAGATGATCTTCTTCCGGTTACCATTTAGACCCAAACTGTCAACTCCTGAACTGGAAAGGAAGTGCGATTGACACTGTGTTTGTagctcactctcacaaaaagcCTGATGTAAAGAACATAGCAATTATTAATAGTCCTAGCGTAATTGAAAAACATGGGATGGAGATGGCCTAGATAGGTGATCGATCCTTTTTAGAGACCTGTGTTAATGGAGGATAATGATGATTCGAGCTCGGGAGGCTTGGAAAAGCTTCTGGGAAAAATCCTTTTGTATAAGGAGAAGAACAGGCAATTCCACGCTCGGTATCCATGATAGTTGCAGAGCTGCCCGGTGAGCAGAATATCTTTGCGAGATGAAAAAGTAAAACTTAGATTACCAACTATACATGCCAAAAATACTTAAGGCCCGAATTTTAGTCTTTCAGCATCATGTTGACTTACATCTTTGGAAAGTATCCTCTCCAAGTTAATGCTCAGCTCTGGACTGACAGCAGCAAGTTTCATGGACAAGAACTGCAAAAGAgactaacatcatcactggACATTTAATTCGATTTGGTCTGCTCAATAGTCAGATCTTAATACTTAGCATTAATGGGAGAATGAGACTGCATATTCAGATAGAAAAAACGATAGCCCCAATGAAAACCCGAAGAATACAACCACATGGCCTCATCTGATCGCCATTTTTGGTGTAGAAAAAATCGACTTGATGTCAAGATCACACAAAAATTACTCTACAGAGAAACTCACCTTCCACTCAGATCTTTTACATTCATTTAATACAAAGGATAATATCATCGAATAGCACATTACACCATTCAATGGATTTGTTTTAAAAGGTGCATGGTGTCAAACTCATTCAGGACTTAAAGACACAATACGTATACCAGAATAAGAAAACAGTTGGCGTACCTCAACCTGCTGTTGCAGCGACTGCACATAGTTAATAATCTCATCAAGCATTACCGCTTTTCCTGTGATCTGTGGCAAGTGAAACCCCCCCGGATGACTAACCATCTCGAGTAAGCAAGATAAGTACCTCAGAAAAGTAGAGCGATTCGATTACCTTGTTGCATCCGGGGACGAGTTCTTGAAGCATTCTCATCCGCTCActaattttctctcttctcacctgAAAGCAGAATGACACTAGTAGGTCCAAGGCATTCAAAAAACGTAGCATTTCAGACATTTGGGCAACGAAAGGCTTACCCTCTCCGCAAGGCTGTGACTGTTTGTAGCTTGGCCTCTGCGCGCTCGCACATGAATATAGTTCTCCTTCGGAGCTTCAACATTGTCTCTCACTTGTTTACCAGTTTGTTTGCCCTGAGAATTAGGATGCAAAGTCTGCTCATTCTTCTGTTTCTTCTCGTCCCATTCCTTCGGGACATCTGAGATCACCCTAGAAGGATCCCTTTTCACCTCCTATCCCAGATTTAACAAACAAAGGGTAACTTGTTAGACCGAGTCATTTGCACATAACAGGACATCaacaaggaaaaatcaaatgttCATACTTTTTCACATTAACTACAGATGACAGACCTTACTATCATAAATGGTATCGTGAGCCGGcgcattttttcttctcttgacGCTCGGTGATGATCCCTCCCCGTCCTCTTCGATCCGGCAGTCCTGGGACAGTTTATTGTTAGCCGAGGCCCCTTCACTACCATCATGATCATCCTCCCTTTGAGAGCCGTAGTTAGGAGGACACCCAGAGTTAGCAATGTCAGGCAGCCCAAAGTAGCCGACCGCATCCAGGTAACTCCGGCTTTCTGAGCAGGGGAGCCGTTCAAATGAGACCTGCTCGGTCAATGCCGATAGATTGTGACCGAGCGGAGGAGGAAAGTCGCCACCACTTCTTTGATTTTCCATGATGCCGGGGTGTGAAGAAAAGGGGAAGCCAGAGGCCATTGAAGGATTTGCAAAACGGTAACTCTGAGTTAGGGACACGAGTGGATCCCAACCAGAGCTAACGAAAGGGTTGATTGCCATTCCTGAGAATTCCTCCCGGACTGAACTGGGAGTCACCCCAGAGTgtggaaaattcaagaaattatcACCCCCATGTCTGAACCCGACATCACCACCGTCACAGCCTTCCATCTTCAGAATTGAGACACAATAACCCAGGAACTGAAGCAGGTCTTTTCAACCAATTTCAATAAACCAGCAAAGGTTACCATAAACTAGGACTCGAGGATATATAAGACCCagagaaggtgaagaagagtgaAAAGGTATAAAGTTAGTTTGACCAAAACCAGCTGTTGATATCTTGCAGGACTCAACAAGGAACACAATGGACTTTGTCAGCTTTATAGTACCGGAGTTTGGTAAAGCAAAAGAAGTCTCTTATTTGCAGCATCCCACGAAGCAcgtagtgaaaaaaaaaaaggacatatCCTATCAATCAGGAATAGAATCTACACAGAGTACCAGctatttttccctctttttcaaAAACTTCTCATTGAGCCTACTCTTATGCCAAAGAAGCAATGACAGAGAATGCTCCTGTCCTTAATAATTATAGACGAGAAAGTGAACCCCGTAAAAGCAGAAAGTAAAATTTGGAAGAGCAAGCAATACTAGTCCCAGAGAGTCAGAGACAGCTCTAgaccaaccaaaaaagaaagcagattcccttttctctcaattgaaaaataattaatacgTCCAACACTTCATTGGCCAGAGTCATTAAAGTAACGAGTATGAAATGTTGTTGACTACAGTACACCCAAACTGGGACAGAGCCACTTCAACTATTGGAGGTGGAAATTGGTGCTAGGGGCTCGGGAGGGAAAGGCTCATCGAAGGCAGTGACAAGCTGAAGTATCGAAGCAATACCAAAAACAACACCAACACTAGCAAAAAAGGGCAAGTTCTGCAGATACCCTTTTGAGATATTCCCAGATGGGTACCTAAAAAGGCCCAAAAAGCATCCAATACTGCGTGGATTGTATCACGTAAGGACTGAAATTATTCAGTCTTTCGGCTCACGGACCTCCTAATAAGGAAGCGCATCTAGTGCCTTGATCTAAATCTCCAAGAAGAGACCCACATCACTAAAAATAGCACAGCAAGAATCAAGTTCCAAACTTCTGTTGATCACTAACAGTGCGACAGCACCACAAAAGGTGAAGAGTGACCAACCACTAGTGAAAGAAAAAGTGCTCGTAAGAGTTGAGATGATCTCCTACCTGCCCAGGCAAAGAGGTGACGTGTGAATTTAAAACAGAGACTTTAACTACTGCTAACTGCTCCTGCAGGCCAAATTATTATTACCAGATCTTAATCACTTTTTTCAAACCAGTTGCTCgagcttttcttttgctttatctcAGACAGAACTACAAGATAGCTGGATAGGTGCTTCTCTTCAAGGCCAAGCCAAGCTAGctttgcttgcttgcttgacatgctttttcttt
The window above is part of the Eucalyptus grandis isolate ANBG69807.140 chromosome 6, ASM1654582v1, whole genome shotgun sequence genome. Proteins encoded here:
- the LOC104447801 gene encoding transcription factor bHLH74; its protein translation is MEGCDGGDVGFRHGGDNFLNFPHSGVTPSSVREEFSGMAINPFVSSGWDPLVSLTQSYRFANPSMASGFPFSSHPGIMENQRSGGDFPPPLGHNLSALTEQVSFERLPCSESRSYLDAVGYFGLPDIANSGCPPNYGSQREDDHDGSEGASANNKLSQDCRIEEDGEGSSPSVKRRKNAPAHDTIYDSKEVKRDPSRVISDVPKEWDEKKQKNEQTLHPNSQGKQTGKQVRDNVEAPKENYIHVRARRGQATNSHSLAERVRREKISERMRMLQELVPGCNKITGKAVMLDEIINYVQSLQQQVEFLSMKLAAVSPELSINLERILSKDIFCSPGSSATIMDTERGIACSSPYTKGFFPEAFPSLPSSNHHYPPLTQAFCESELQTQCQSHFLSSSGVDSLGLNGRLKSER